In Erigeron canadensis isolate Cc75 unplaced genomic scaffold, C_canadensis_v1 Conyza_canadensis_unscaffolded:173, whole genome shotgun sequence, the genomic stretch ttacaTTTATTATGGTTCTCATTCTTTCCATTTTTTCATCTAGTTCGGCAAACACTTTTTCCACCTTAATCGCAACTTTGTCGGCTTCTTCATCTATCTTGTTAAACTTTTCCAAATTAACTTGTCGTCGTTCTTCAATTTTTTGCATTTTCTTTCGATGTTTCTCTCGTGATTCAACAATAGTAAGCTCCAAGCTTTAGAGTTTGCAACCATCCGTAAAATATAATCCTGTAGTACacattaaaacaaattttacGTTATAATTTTGTAAGTAAAAATAGGATCTATATTTAGAGTACCAAAAGAGAAAGAGTCAgctaaaaaaaagagttaaccATTAGATTGTATGAAATCCATTGAAAGTGATGGTTGTTATCAACAAAAGTATAGTTTATATAGGTAATaatgaatattttaaaaaagtaaatgatGTTGTAGGTGATCGCCAAGTATATTAGATAGTTTTGTTTCCATGTTTATAGAATTTAAATACATTTAATTGAAGTtgatgttatattttaatttggttgTAGATTACTGTatctattaaaataagatatattGTCTTAAAAAGATTCATAggtatttcatatatagttgattTAAATGTATGTTATACACTTGTCGATGGTTGCCTGTGAATCACCAATTGGAATTATCGTTGATGACTCATTCCACTCTTTTAAGCAGTTAAGCACCGATCAAcaaagtaaatattttttataagcaGTCTAACGTGAAGGTTTGTGGGTATCATATAAGTTATGCGAAAAGTACGTTATATAAAAATGGGTATGTTAAGAGAAGTAATCAAAGTGTTGCTTACGACTAACCATTAAATTAAGTAACAAAACATGTATTAAAAGTAGTGAATGATGATAGCGAAAATGCTCAGATTGATCAACATAGCAATTCTTTGTGTATATTAGATGAAATTTTTGATCGATATTTGAAAAGGCTGAAAGTAACACTGGTCGATTTTAAGATCATGCTCACCAGAGCGATAGGTAAGTCACCACTTGGAACCATCTTTGATGACTGGTAGTTGATATATATGACAATTTAAAGCATTTAGGCATcaattaagaaattaatgttCTTCTTAGCAGCAAAGTAACCTATAGGTTGTAGGTATCATATATCTGCTAAAAGTACCTTAGATAGAATTGGTATATAAAGAGAAGTAACGACAGTCCTGTTTACGACTAAACAATAcagttaaaaaaatatctaGAAAAGCTTTCATAATAGAAGTATAATTATAAGTAGCCAAAGAAGTAAAAGTTACAGAGAGTGCAAGACTTCTTTATACACAACATTTGTTGTAGTCTTCgaaattttcttgttttatcACATATCAAAACTTTCAATCCTTTTTTGCTTGTTACCCTTGAAAGTGCAACATATAATTGACCATGTGTGAAGACTGGACGTTCTAGATACAATCCAACCTTTGAGAGCGATTGTCCTTGGCTTTTATTGATGGTCATTGCAAAACAAACGGCCAATGAGAACTGTCTCCTTTGTAATCTAAAAGAATCCGTTTATCTGATGGAGACAATGTCATTCTtggaataaatttttttttcccaatatGGTTTCCTGAAATGATTCTTGCTTCAATAACACGATCACCAAGTGTAACAACTTGCAACCTTGTTCCATTACAAAGTCCGGCAGTTTGATCAATATTTCTAAGTAACATTACTGGAACATCTTTCTTCAAAGTCAACTTATGTTTGGGGAGACCGCCGACATTGATGGCATTGAGGAAATCTGGAGAATACAAAtctttgttgatatcttgagcAAGATCAGATTCAGGGATTTGTCATAGCTTAGATATACCTTTTCTTCTTCGTTGATTAGGTCCATCATTTTGTCGTTGATAACATCTACAACATCATGTGTTGGAGCCAGAATTGCTCTTTGTTGAAAGTAAGAAGGGGTTGCTAAATTTCTATTCAACTCTGGATAGATGGTATCAATGATAGATTTGATAGGATCGGTTGTATCTGTTATGAGTATATCTTCAGGATTTCAACATCAGTTTCTCCATCATTTGGGTTTTTATTGTACCTTCTCCAATGCTCAATAGCCAATCCCAAATGCTTTTGTCTCAACGATTTCTAATAGACTTGTTCCTCCATGAAGGCGCATGTTAACTGTAAGTTTAAGTACAGTACAATAGTTCCAAAGATAAGATGATTTAAGTGAAGCATTAACTATATCTTGACGTGTACCTTGTTGAACAACAGGAAGAATCTGTCTAAAATCACCACCGAAAACAACAACTTTACCTCCAAATGGTATGTGTGCTTTGAGGGTTAGTTGATTTTAAAATGTCTCGGAGAGTTCTATCTAAAGCTTCAAAGCAATGTTTGTTTGTCATTGGGGCTTCGTCCCATATGATCAACTTTGTTTGCTGTAACAATACTGCTAGTGGACTATCTGGACGGATAGAGCATAATGAGTTTGGTTATATTTATAGGAACACGGAATCTCGAATGTGCTATTCTGCCACCGTCTAAGAAAAGAGCTCCTATTCCACTTGATGCAACATTCAAAACAATCTATCGTTTTGAACGTATTGCTGCTGATAATGTTTTCCAGACAAAAGTTTTCCCGGTACCTCCATAACCGTATAAGAAAAAAACACCACCTTGTTGTGCACCAACAGCTGTAATGATTGTTTCATAAACATGCTTTTGTTCATCTGTCAAACTTCGATACAAATTACCATGTTCGATCTGTAGTTGGTCAAATAGATAGTTCATTTCATCGTCAATAAGTCTATTTCCAACGTCAGATAGAGATGTACCAACTGGGTAAGGCATACCATGATATTTTTTAGTGTACTGTTGTTACGTTGTAACAATTTCTCGATGTCAACCAACGCAACGTCAAGTATTTGTTCATGTGTGAGGTTCATAtctgaaatttaaaaaaaaaggaaaagtgttaaattttatattaaagggTTATCACtgggtgtgtatatatatatatatatataagaagagtaataacaaaaatgaatCTGAGGACCCTGTGATGAATATTCTAGTTGGTGAGTTGGTGGTTTAGTAATTAGAAACGATTTGTCAAAAAAGTTTCAGGAGTATGCAAACCTGGTCTTTTTTGTACTTTGTGTTCCCTATGAAGAATGTCTTCGGCCAATAGATTTGATGTTTGTTGCCATACAACAACTGGGTCGACCAAGCAGTCACTTAGAAGCATCATCACAAATAATGATCTCATAAAAGGACCAGATGCAGAGCGAGCTGCTTCTTTAATTGTCTCAATGTATTCTTTGTCATCATCCAACAAACCCATAGCGTAGCAAGTCTCCTTAAAAGATTCATAGGTTCTACCTCCATAAGTCCTGATTTCTTTATAAGATGCAGGTCCTTTTACAtggttcaacaaaattcttagGTAAAAAAGTTGACTAGTGTTTAGAGAAACATTATGAATCCTTCCTATAGAAACCACTTTTCTGGATCGTCGagcccatttttttttatccgtCTTCCATGTAAAATGTTCAGGGAATTGACCATACGTTAACGTACGTGCCAAAGAATTTTCTTGTTGCACTTCATCCATTCTAAAAACATTGAACAATTGACAGAAGTCTTGTTAAGAACATTTTCAATAGTTAATTCTTCGGTGAATGTTATATACTGTTCGCCTTCAAGATGGAAAGGCAACCTTATAACAGAAGGAAATATGCAATGAATATCGAATCCTAAAATCCTCCAAACTGATTCACATGCTgataaatatttacaatcatAGTAGTCTTGTACTTCGTCAATGTCTTCATCAACAACTGCAGCTGTAACTCgatcatttttctttgtttatgtACTTGAATAGATACTTTATAGTTCCTAACTGGTTGCGCCACTCGATATTTAAATGGGCTTGATACCTTTTTGAAAGAGTAGGATTATAACCAACAACATACCTATTATCTAGgggaattttgtttttaattatttttctaccGTTATCCGGTCTGCGGTAGTGAGGATAACCATCTTTGTCGATGGTTGTAATATCTGAAAAGTCTTTGGGAAATTTTTAGAACATTTCTTGTCAACCATACATGCAGCATCCATATTGGTTTCACCACATGGACCGTGAACCATTAAGCTGCTTACGATTTTATAAAGATCTGGATCAACATTTTCATCTGGAATCTCGGCAGAAATAAAATGATCTATTGAGTCGATGTCCTTGAGTTTATCTTTCTCATTCAAGAATAGACATATATGAGCATGAGGAAGTCCACGTTTTTGGAACTCAATTGTGTAAACAACTACAAATAGATTGAAATGAATTAATAaagtttcttttaaaaaaagttctatAGAGTGGCAAggttaaattattttataaaaacataccTGCCTCAAGTTTACCaaaaatgttgttttctttGATATCTTGCATCAACCGATCAACCTTAATCTTAAACATTTTGGATAAAGTATCGGCCCTATCTTCCAGATTTAGTTTGACCTGCTTCATATACCTAACAACTTCAGGCCATTGTGGATTGCATGTGAACGTTAAGAAGAGATCAGGATATCCATAGGATCTGCATATTGCCATTGCGTCCAAGTAGTTCTGCATCATGTATCTATGACTACCGGTAAATGAATAAGGCAGTATAACTTTTGTACCTATGTTTGCACTCTCGGTTATTCTACTATTTGAAGCTTGTtgtaagttcttcagtgaatccGTTCTTAAATTGGACTGATTGTTCCTTACGTAGGAAATTCTTTCTGCCTCAACCATCGTGTACACATCAACCAAGTATTGTTGGTATAACTTTCTGCCATTATGCAATAAAGATGGTACATCGTCCCTAAATTGGATTTGGTATGCAAAATATCATGGTGacacgttttttttttgtgaggaCTATTTTCATCTGCATTCTTATGATATATGTCAGTTTGATATCCATCTTCAGCATGTGGAAATAACAGTGGATATTGAAGTGCAAGATACTGTGGATGCAATTCACTAATTCTTTTTAAATGTCCAGAATGACTTTCAATCAGAATATCACGTTCATCAAAAGACATATCTATGTCACCAACAATCAGAGCTGCAATTTCATCAACACTTGGGAGATTGTATGTGCGACCATCCTTTTGTCTTCGACCGATAAGCTTTAGTTTGAATTTTTCTAGTAGGCTTAAGAGTAACGCGATCTCTTGCCATTCTGAACGTTTTGACTAACGGGTTGCAATCGTTTAGTAATTCAACCAAATGAGCAATCAGATCTGGATTTAGTTTCTGTTTGGTTACAGTAGAATCTGAAGCAGTTTTACTACATaaagaatataatataattaattagtttattatatgtatatgtatatctatatttatatagttatatcgtataataagataatattaTATTGTACCTAACTGCATTTAGCCTGTGTGAAACCTCATTAATTGTGTCGTATATGTACATCTGTGAAAACTTTGGAGCTTCACCTTCTATTGGAACCAATCCTCCCATCCGATGACAATTTTGTCCTTGTATCCGATAGATATAAGGTCCAGGACCGTTGTTCactttttatcaatttttccaCCCATTGACGTAAAAGCAAACATCATATTATACTGTCTGATGAATTCCATAAAGTTTTACTCAATGGATGTCTATTGAAATAAAGATCAGATAGCAACGGGGGTGGTGGTTTGGAATTTGTTGGAAGAACAATTTTGCCGGTCTTACAACACATTGAGTATCTTCCATTTTTACCCCCTTCTTTACCTCTTAAAGTTTCTGCATGCCACACCATTGCCCCACAACTTATACACTTGTAGATCGGGTCCCCTTCATCAGCATAATCTGAGTTAAGATTAATTCAAACTATATCACAGAAGgttttttttccccctaaatTAAATTTTCTATTCATAAGAGCATGATACCTGTGGACATTCCAGCAGTGGTTAAGTATTCTTTAGGTACATGACTATGATTATGAGcagcttttttatttttcatataaattctTAGTTTGAGCCGCATGCATCCAGCTGTATTTGCTCTTGATATTGCTTCCGGAAAAAGTTAAGAGAATATGTTAGTTAATACAGTTATAACGGTAGGTAGTTACATATGAAGAGAAGCCATTATTGGTTGAAAATACCTGGAGAGACATTTGTTAAAGGAGTGATGATTGGAAAGTTAAGATTCTGCACATATGAATGATGCGATACATTTTTTGaaccatatatacatatcagCAGAATGAATTTAGGAGTCACTAAGGTGTGGCCTTTGAAGTTAAAGTTATTAGTCTACAAACGTTATTTCCTAAATATTTGATAAAGAGTTGGTaccatataaatgtataaaaggGAAAAGAGTTTTAATGGTACAATGGCCTTACCATTGTGGAAGGAGTGATGATGGGTGTGTTCATATTCTGCACAAATGAATGCTGCGATTCATTGTTAGCCTCATATATAATGGACTTACCTTTACGTTTGTCATGTGAAACATGGACAGGTGAGGCatcatttgtgtttttttttgaagCTATATACATTCTGCGTTTTTTGCGCGCTTCTTTGGCATCGTTGGTAATGTCATCTAAATAGAATAATGAAAGCTAGTGTTTCAATAAgtttacaaagtaaaaaaatttaatagtcGAAGTATGATGTATTACCGTGGGAAGCTGCATGGGAAGGTGCAGAGGTGTGTCCGTACTAGAGTAAATTGGGAGAATTGGAAACGGTTGAAAAGTGTTGAGGTACATTCCTAGATCTTTTGGAAGGTAGTAATCGATGAGAAGATGATATATGATGTGATATTAATGGCGACTGTGAAACATGGACATTTGAGTGagtatttgtgtgtttttttgaatctatatacattCTACGCTTTATGCGTGCTTCTTTTGCATCGTTGATACTTTCCTCTAGATACAGTAGTTAATGAAAGTTAGTGCTTCAATCAGTTTACAAAGTAAATACAATTTAATTGGCATAATATAATGTATTACCATGAGATTGTGCAGAGCTGTGTATATGTCCATACTGGAGTAAATCGGTAGCATTCCTAGATCTTTTGGAAGGTAGTAATCGATGAGAAGATGACATATTTTCCTAATCTTGCATTTGTGTATTTGTGCTTAttggtttttgtttatttatagtttatttatttatgtttattgtttataGAGGAAGAGGTTCGATTATTTAGTTATAGATCTAGATATTTAGATATATAGaacgtatataatatatatttacagatATTTACAGATATTCTTTTACATATATGTGAAGAAATATCTAGATTTTGAATATAATATCTTGTTTATAGTGATATGTTTGCtacatatatttgataaatatttaatgGGAAATAAgttagaaagaaagaagaataaatataatatttgatgtatGTGTAATTatggattttaaaaatatctagATTTTGAATATAATATCTTGTTTATAGTGATATGTTTGCTACATATATTTGGTAAATATTTAATGGAAAATAAGTTACAAAGAAAgaagaataaaatatatatttgatgtgaGTGTAAATATGGATTTTTCCTTCAATCACCGACTGCAACTCACCTAAGTCTTTGACTATCCATTTATATAAGTTGGATTACATGATGTGCCTTTTTAATTTGCATTCGGTTGGAAAAGTTGGGGTCCTGGAGTATAACAATAATTTCGGGGCATGATTGGGCGACCTGTGcctttttgaattttattaatgcttgttgtttgtatttttaacaCAATCTCGCCTTTGCCAGGATAATGGGAAAACATAtcatttaagatttttttacattttggaGGTGAGGTAAATGAAAGTGGAAAATGGCCAAATAATATGTTAGTGTTTTTGCAACGGTGGAATCCCATTGTAAGAGATTAGCTTATTTCTAACAATTGATAAGTGGGATGCCAAAAAATTTTGTAGGACCGTGTCCCAGTGGTGTCAAAGGAAACAAATAGAAGATTTAAATACTATGTTAATCGATTTTCATATATGAATGCTACTGgacttttttcattttaaacttGGGTCATTAGATTTTGTTGTGTGATACGTTTTTGATGAAAATGGAATATGACCATACCGAAAATCGTCGGGCGAAATCCATCTCCTGTTTCATGCACCTAATTATGTAATTTCCAAGAACGAATATTTAAATGGAATGATGCAATTTTATTAAGAACAACCGAAACAATTTAACATtcataaaaactaataataataattaatggaAAACACCCAATGGGTTAAAATGGATGGCACAACGTTGCATACCAATTTATTAAGCAAAAAGCAAGATAAGCGATTTAGATCTAGCCATAACTAATGGAAAGACATAGAGTTGTCACTCAGGTTCAAGGATTTGAAACATCATTTTCAATGAGAATGCGTCTTCTCTTGTGGTGGTCTTGGCACTTGATGGTTCCAAATCCGTATCATCATAATGAATAGCGGTTATTGAGTTCATAGTTTCTTCATTGTCTTTCATAATAGACTCCTGAGATGTTAGATACATAAATTAGAGAAGTAAATTGGTGTAAAATATAttcttaaattttaattataaggGTTTGACagtttttattaatgaatattTGGAggagacaataataatcaaaaaatttgttaaatgagTATTGGTGGGAAGATAAAATGGAAATTATGGATTTCGTATATACAATAAATGAATTATACCTGTTCTACTCCATGTAGGTTACACCACTttctaataatatttttgtcGTTGGTAAACTTGCCAACAGTATAAATCTTCCTAGTATATCTTAGATTGTAGGGAGTAACAGATACCCTCCAAAGGTACCTTTGACCGATGAGGACGTTAAGCTCATCGGGCAATGAGTCATTGTTGTTTGCCTGTTTTTTCTTTAGATCGTATGCAGTACTACTCAccattgaatgacatctctttCAAAGAGGGTGAAAGCGAATGAGCCTGTTTCATCTTCTACTATGATATTGACTTTGTACCTAAGGTAAATAAACCATAGGGATTAACATTAGTATGCTAATGGTATATaaaatcacaaaatcaacagTATGTTTATTATGATTAGGAATTAAGCgttaatgtaaatgtaaacaAACCTTAGATAGAGAGGGGGTGATCGCCGCACTTGTTACATCTGAAAGGGATTACCAACTGTTCGTCAATTGAGCCAACAATTTCTTGTTCTGGATCTATGGTTACAACCTTTCTAGTGCATTTTTTGCAGGCAATATAAGACCATTCATCCTCATCAAGAAATCCTTCTATAGTTGATAAGTTTGTGTACCAAGTAGTCTGAATAAAGTTTGTAAAATATGTGAAAAACAACACATATGGTGCAATAATGAGATgcaagttttaaatatatacctttttttGATTATCAATTGTGGCTAAAGGTTGACGGTCTATGTCCACCAAAAATCATCTTCTGTAGTTACACTTGATTGTGACTGTTTGGGGGGGATCTTATTTAACCAGAAAGTTGAATGCCGTTATCGCTCATCGTATAATTGGCATAAATAAATAGTGTCTTCACATAGCTACAAAGTAGTGTAATAatatctattaaaaaataaagtatattcTAGGTGTTGAGTACCTTTGCTTGAAATCTTCAACCTCATCAATAGAAGCATTGATCAAGAGTCTAGTTCCATAATATCATTTGAACTATGGGGTGCTCTGCATCAATAAAATTAAGGAAGTTCATTACTGGGGAACGTAAATACCAAAAAGACAACACATTGGTGACATTTTAGTTGCTACCATTCCAAATCTCATCTTGCAAACTGTAGTGTATTATAATTGGCTTTTCCATATCATGAGAAGCAACAAATGTCAAAAACTGTTCGGCATAAACAACAAACAAAGTGCAATCAATCTGGTCCCTCCTGCGTAaatggaaaatatatttttaaagtctAGTTAA encodes the following:
- the LOC122584252 gene encoding uncharacterized protein LOC122584252 — its product is MKNKKAAHNHSHVPKEYLTTAGMSTDYADEGDPIYKCISCGAMVWHAETLRGKEGGKNGRYSMCCKTGKIVLPTNSKPPPPLLSDLYFNRHPLSKTLWNSSDKWQEIALLLSLLEKFKLKLIGRRQKDGRTYNLPSVDEIAALIVGDIDMSFDERDILIESHSGHLKRISELHPQYLALQYPLKLYQQYLVDVYTMVEAERISYVRNNQSNLRTDSLKNLQQASNSRITESANIGTKVILPYSFTGSHRYMMQNYLDAMAICRSYGYPDLFLTFTCNPQWPEVVRYMKQVKLNLEDRADTLSKMFKIKVDRLMQDIKENNIFGKLEAVVYTIEFQKRGLPHAHICLFLNEKDKLKDIDSIDHFISAEIPDENVDPDLYKIVSSLMVHGPCGETNMDAACMVDKKCSKNFPKTFQILQPSTKMVILTTADRITKNDRVTAAVVDEDIDEVQDYYDCKYLSACESVWRILGFDIHCIFPSVIRLPFHLEGEQMDEVQQENSLARTLTYGQFPEHFTWKTDKKKWARRSRKVVSIGRIHNVSLNTSQLFYLRILLNHVKGPASYKEIRTYGGRTYESFKETCYAMGLLDDDKEYIETIKEAARSASGPFMRSLFVMMLLSDCLVDPVVVWQQTSNLLAEDILHREHKVQKRPDMNLTHEQILDVALVDIEKLLQRNNSTLKNIMIEHGNLYRSLTDEQKHVYETIITAVGAQQGGVFFLYGYGDINKDLYSPDFLNAINVGGLPKHKLTLKKDVPVMLLRNIDQTAGLCNGTRLQVVTLGDRVIEARIISGNHIGKKKFIPRMTLSPSDKRILLDYKGDSSHWPFVLQ